The nucleotide sequence GTTACATTGATGcgtataatttatctaaaaattgTGAACTATTCAGATATGGGTTTTGATAACAACTCTTTTATTTCATATGGTGCTATAAGTAATATTGAGAATCTGTATTTTTTCCAACTAATATTGAAATAAAATTAGTGAGGAGTTTATTCTTATCTGTGTTATTATACTCCACTTGAATTTTAGTTGGATATGTTTAACATTTAGTTGTTTACTGTTTGTAATCTAAAACTGATGAGTGAGTTGTTTCTCTTGGAATTGGTAATGTATTTAGGAGTTggttgtgtgtgtgtgtatttttttttgttagtggtatttttatttttaaaaacttttatgTCTTGCAGGTCACATTCTTAACTTTATTAGAAAATAAgacatttattttaatttcatttatgaTGCTAAGTTAGTTTCTAATATTTGAATTATTGATGTTGTATTTTTTATTGGAGATTTaattcaataaattaataatgttgatgttctgcttttttttttcaccATGTTCTCTAGACTGGAACTCCTTATCTCTTATATTTTTACCTGTTAAATGATATATCTTTATTCatttaatgtaaaaaaaatgttgtgattaaaagtaaaaaattctGTAAAATTCTCTCTGATGTGATATCAATTGATGATTTCCTTAATTTGTGTCTTTAAGATACGTCATGTGTATTGTTACTACTCTTTAATTTGTTCTCTTTCTGTGTCTTTGATTTTTTGGGTTtgatattctattcttttttttctctgtATATTCAGATACTGACTTCTCTATTCTTCTATTGTCAGAATGAAGAATTTCACTTGGATGCATCCGATTTTTTGTACAAattgatagaaaaaaaaattggtattcATGGTTGATCCTCAGCCCGTTGAGAGTGACACAATATGCCCTGcgtataatatttttaaagtttCTACACATGAGTTTATGTTAAAGCTGATTGAACGTGTTGAGAATCGTGCTTTGAATGCggttagtttagttttctctattGACTtccaagatattttttaataagtgTTTGTTCACTTTTTTAGTATTATGCGTAACAATGATATTGTCTTCTCTATCAAAACATGTATAATTAGTGTGCTATTGTTTCGGCCtcaaatgtggcttctattgAAGACCATGTTTCACATATTTCTGGTTCAGTATTACCTGCTGTAAGTTTTCATCTCTATGTTGTATTTCCGACCATTTTTCCTTGATATCGTGTTTTTGTAGAACTGGTTTTTTATTGCTTAAGTATTTCGTCTTTAATTAAATTTCAGTAAATTTAACAAATTTCATTTTTGTTGTCTAATTTCTTAGCACAAATCTGTTCGTGTGGTGAATGAAATTGTTTGCAACAAGAGATTGGCATCCCCATACCGTGATGTACCAAGATCTACAAAGCAAAAACTTGAAGATACCTTTTCTAGGCGTATAGATGAAACTTGGAATGATAATGAGGAGGCATCATCATCTATGAATATTTAGGATCAGATTCAGTTGTTGCTAATGTGATTTGCCTAGAATGTTTAGTTACAATGTGTGATTTAGTTTCTTTGTGTTAAAGATATGGTGTTGTAGTTTTCTTGAATTGGGTTGTTGTGAGTTGGTTGGACTTAGACATTCTGTTAATATTTTACTTGCTGAAGTTCTAAATTCAAATGTTTCCTTTTATTTGAGTAACCTACAATTTCAGTTGTAACTTTATTAGTAAATAGTGGAGTTTGTGTTCTAATTAAGAATTTTTAGTATATTACTTGCGAAATTGATGCATGTATTTCTAACAGGTGGTTTGGGAGAAGTAGTTCTCCCAAAGAATTAAGGTAAATATTTTGTCCTTTTCCTTTGGTCTTATATCTACTACTTGTATAATTGCCGTGGCTCATTAAGCCAAGTGTCGCCCTCACgttattttgaaataaaataatgaaGAAGTAGATTGTTAAAGGTATAGGTTATTCTATTCTCTCTGTTTCTGCGTTgctccttctctctcccttctaaGTTTCTCACTCTCTGTCTCTCCTCCTTCATTCATCGTGTCAGTGTATCAATCTCTCTATTTATCTTCTTAATTATGTTGTTTATATTTTTAAGTTGTATTTGTTGTTCCATAATTTATGAAGTTGAATAAGATACAATGTTTTGAAAGAGAATTTCTATAGCCAATTCTAAGATGTGTTCATCAAAATTAATGTTTTGAAAAGCAATGATACTTATACAAACAATGAAGAGTTAGAAAAAATACTTATGTATTGAGTGGTTATAGAGTAAATAAATTTGTTACATTTAGTTAAAAATCGAATAACAAAAGTACTTTTTATTAACGTAAAAAGTGACAATCCAAGAACACTGAAAAAACAAATCCAAAAGAAGGAACAGAAATTTTCAACCCATGCGTTGCACGGGTCTTCtgctagtatatatatatacGGATGTTTCAATCTAAATGATTATATATAATGTTCAAAGTCTAGTAtgaatattataatttttattatatatNtaatatgaaaaaaaaattatatacaaaaTCCTTTTAGGATAAATAGGTCCTTAACAAATAAGTTCCTAGCCAATTTGACGTTAAAACAATGTCGTTTTGTTAGAGTGAATAGGGACAAATAGGCCCCTAACCAATTTGGCAGTGACTACATTACACTTAACTTACCAACTTATCACCCAAACGTGCCACTTAAGCAATTTTCATTACGAGTTAATGGCATAAATGACGGAAAAATTGTGTTGTCCTATTGCGTTAAGGGATCGGGACCGAATTGGGCTCTTTTTTGTTATCAGGAAATACTTTGTCCTTCGAGATAATAGTTAAGAACTGGgttggatattcactcttttttaaATAACGTGAATATGGAGTTGTTATTGTTAGAGTATAATCAGGATCAATTAAGATCAGTTAgcattaattatatttatttaccATATCtgtatatttattataggatattacacttttattactttgattcttctagcACCTATATATATCCTTATATATTGTATCACTCTCAACACACTAAATAATACACAAATACTTTTTTTAGATTATTCTCTTTGTTTCTAACCATTATATAATCTAGGAATGTCATTATTTTGGGATAATTTCATGGATTTTAAGCCAATCCAACTAGAAAATTATGGGTTGGGTTGAAATCATGGATTGATTTGATTTCGAAATTAAAAATCATCAATCTATGTAATTCACCCAACTCACctaatctaaaaaaaaaatgaacAGTAATATACTAATATTAAAAAACATTCAAAAATACTATGCGGAGAAAAAAAACCAGCCATTAAATTGTTTATCATGTCATTACAGAAAAAAATGTTGAACATCGTCGAATTTATTGGTGAATTTAGCAAGGGTCGTTATTGGCAGATTTAGTAGCATATTTTTCGACAGTTACAAGTGTAAATTTATCCCCATAAAAACTTGCCAACGGAGTTTATTTTATCCCCAAAAGGGACGAGAAAATTTATTTTCTAAGCGccaattttattgagaaatttacCGTAAAAAATTTTTAtggtaatgtgaattaatgaaaCATGGCGTTTTGAACAACTACTAGCacattaccgtcagatttatctGCTAGTAAAACTGACggaaaaattgaataaaattctaatttaaaaattctTTCCCCTCACTTCTACAACTTCGCCCTCtcctctctcattctctctcaccTTGATTCTCCCTTTCCTCTCCCTTTCTCACCAGAGATCCAGGCTTCGCTGTCACTGCTGCCTCATGGGTTTCTGTTGCTGCTGGGTTCCGTGGGTTGTCGTCGCTGTCTCGGGTTCCATCATCGTCGCTGCTTCCTCATGGGTCATCGTCGCTGCTAGGGATAACAATGGGTCACCATGGGTGGGGACCCCTCCTTCGACCCCGTCCCAGTTTAGTAAAATGCCCCCGTCCCCGCCCCATCCTTCTACGGGTATCGATTTATTTCTCTCCGCGGGTATCTATAGATAATTGTATATtattaagttttaatttttttaaaaaaattaatacaaccATAATAAAATCTTATATAATTCAaccaaatatatcaaattaaacaCAATTCAAACACAAATTTAacataataatatatacataaaatttttaacatataaattaaaataaaatgaattagAGTTACTTACATAacttatatataaatttaagtaAATTTTCTTTTTTGAGAATTTTGCGGATCCTCTGAAACAGGTACCTCAATCCCGTCCCATCCCATTTATTCGTGAGGATGGGTTACCATTTCTGTATGGATTTTGCGGGTCCCTGTTAGCCTTCCTGTTGCTGCCTCGGGTTCCTTTTCCAGGTGAGTGTGAATCCTCCCCATTATTCAATttgtcaatttttaaatttagtgNNNNNNNNNNNNNNNNNNNNNNNNNNNNNNNNNNNNNNNNNNNNNNNNNNNNNNNNNNNNNNNNNNNNNNNNNNNNNNNNNNNNNNNNNNNNNNNNNNNNNNNNNNNNNNNNNNNNNNNNNNNNNNNNNNNNNNNNNNNNNNNNNNNNNNNNNNNNNNNNNNNNNNNNNNNNNNNNNNNNNNNNNNNNNNNNNNNNNNNNNNNNNNNNNNNNNNNNNNNNNNNNNNNNNNNNNNNNNNNNNNNNNNNNNNNNNNNNNNNNNNNNNNNNNNNNNNNNNNNNNNNNNNNNNNNNNNNNNNNNNNNNNNNNNNNNNNNNNNNNNNNNNNNNNNNNNNNNNNNNNNNNNNNNNNNNNNNNNNNNNNNNNNNNNNNNNNNNNNNNNNNNNNNNNNNNNNNNNNNNNNNNNNNNNNNNNNNNNNNNTTAATTTTCTtcaattatataatatatatattattaattttgtatttaatttttattttaaaatgtaaatttttttttaaaaatttttattttaaattttttgtaatttACTGGTTAGgatatttggttttaaaatttaagttaaaaatttgtaattttttgaaaatttgtgtttaAAATTCGTTCTTTTATTTAGATTTATTAAGGTTAAGTCAAATAATTTAGGTTGTCAGAGTTAACTTTGTTTAGCAATTAGATTATTTTAGGTAAATTAAATTTTGTAgtttaaagtaatatttttttaccAATTATGTTCATTAGATTACTCAAGTTAAATGACTTTTTGAATTAGTTTTACCTAATGAATTTAATAAGTTGTCTTTTTTTATTAGTATTGTTATTTTCTTTAAGATCCATTGGAGTTTACTTTTTTCGTAGTTTCTGTAGTTATATTTCATGGATTGTTCATCCAGTGCTCACGTTAgttctctatctctgaatataatgaattatttaagttttatgtCGAGCTTATTTTTCCTAGCATAGAGTTTTAGGATAGAAGTGAGAGAAAGTTGCCTAGTGGCACCTTCTCGAAACTCTTGTTTGCTGAAAAATTGTGGAGTAATAAGGAATTGCGCACTAGAACGGCTAAGAATTGATGTTTGCTTAAATGTGTGCTTGTTTGAATTAATGCTTCCAACTATTTCCtatgtgaaaatttgataaaattttttagtTGAGGTATTTGAATTAAGAAAAATTTTGCCGAATTTTCTTTAAAACCCTTGTTtggtttgtaaaaaaaaaataaatattaaatttggaGGAGGCTTCTAATTATATATGAAACtttgtcaaaatttttaaaaaatttaaatataattgaatgacaaaattaaaaacaaaaggcTTTTTGACAATGAATGAATAATAATCatgaaatacaaaaacaaaagatatgacaaaaaatctaaatttaatttgttttatctaTAAATTGTTAAAATCTCTTTCTTTGCAGACATAGCACAGCAAAAATGAAAgacattgaaaattttaaatcagATGTGAAGTTCATATATTAGTTCAAATTTGATTTAAACTACTAAAGATAAGAAGCCTAATTAGAATCAAATTTGTAATTAGTTTTGATATGTTTCATAATGTAGCTCTTTCTACTTGACTTCTAGtattttaagtagtttttaaatctgaactaatttcaaCTAACTttgtgatgcacggaaacttgtctctcaacaaattttccttcgacaagtataccgaattgtcgtcaagtaaaaactcacaatagagtgaggtcgaatcccacagggattgattggtcaagcaactttaatcagaggaatgttctagttgagctaagcagaaattgagttgagatttGCAAAAaagtaaatggcgggaaagtaaataacagaaaatgtaattgctggaagtaaatggcagaatgtagatgacagaaagtaaattgtagaatcttaaacgGGGGTTGGAGaaatgagcataaaagtaaatggcagaaagtaaagagaatgggtaagatcagaaatggggattcattgggctcaggagatgttgtattctccggatcaagttcattctcatctcttcctcaatcaatacattcattgatctccttggcaatctcaagtgattggattccaattccttggtaattcaatctctcaaatcttgatcaatagccaattccttggtctaattgctcatgagaagagatgaagtatggtcactgattataccacatgtattcccaaatcaaagtattggtaggattatatgtcactatatccatccaaaccccaatttggtccaacatgagaaagcatttctagcatgatctcttcattcctcttccaaggttctgaagagatccaagtatgaatagcttcttttccaagacaactacccaattggatgaagattgaaagccttctagtaaaatcaagagaaaataaagaagaagaataatgaaaactattattgatccatcaaattacaacagatctccctaacccaatgaaaaaggggtttagttgttcatagctctggaaatggaagaagataaagaagaatgcattatccaattaactagaaattacagagaaagtaaaatatacagagtgtagttctcccaAAATGCCCCTAAAGCccctactagttcaaaactactcctatatatactactcttttgatcttctagttggctcttcaagtcttggatatgggccttcgatcttgagttgaagcagttacaatcttcagtgggctcagctttgcttgcagaaaaagtgtgagttagccatggacgttagttaggacgttagtggtgttaatgtTAACTGAAAATgtgtcgagaacgttagtgacaatcacctttttcactaacgttccaaaccaaAAACGatccatgttaacttcaacgttagtggcactaacgtgaccactaatgttgcctcttggtccttcacaaacattattggcattcaccttttccaataatgtTGCTAATTACCTCTTTTCCCcgcgttagagttcacgttagtataactaacgtgacccttaacgtgggcatgcctaagcttcgagagagttagtgacacttacctttgtcactaatgctccaaacacccctccttcccacgttagagttcacgttaattagattaacgtggccactaacgtagtggtaattgccatctccaacgttagtgacaaaggtgagtgtcactaacgttggcctatcactccttgctccacgttacccttcacgttagtggtcttaacgtgaccactaacgtgggcaatgttGGCCTagtctaacgttagtgacaaagatgagtgtcactaacattggcaatttcttcctcctcccacgttagagttcacgttaattagattaacgtggcttttaacgtggcttatgtatggccttttggaacgttagtggtgttcacttttaccactaacgttggagctcctcttttctttccacgttagctcccacgttaatgtaactaacgtggcaattaacgtgggctatgatggctttcaaaggcgttattggcgatcacttttctcattaacgccaCAAGCTTATggccattccacgttagtggtcacgttaattagactaacgtggctactaacgtggctcttccttgcttcctttgtcctgaaatcaagcaaataaagtgcatcaaagctctattccaagtcatgagatcatgcattatccaatttgtcattcaattcatgcataattctcatgaaatcatgtaaagttcacaatgtttgcttgaatcaagatgtaagtgtatttctactcaaaacttgcttatttactaagaaaatgcatgaaactacccgaaaacagtaaagaaaaggtcagtgaaactggccaaaatgccctggcatcacaacgctaaacttaaagcttgcttgtccctaagcaagtactgaaacatcagAATGATAAATGAAAGAACGAGAGAaacaagttcttattatagaagtaaagctcttggtttatggggtttcatgcatagcaatttaggttcattcctttactggtttccaggtccttatcatgctcttgaatacttgcttgattgcatcctatgagatccttattctTTGATCCTCCCTTTTTTTCtcagggtttattgcatccttaggctaagtgctctgtgaaggggcaactctttaacgtaagctttcagccaacactcccgaactagttggttcaaggtgctaggtgttgaaacacccctaaggacttactccctcaagtctctatcccccatacatgcacaccacaggcacatggtttgttattttctttctttgaggccttggtgtccagcacctctttgggttactaaatgttctgtagcaaaagttgctcttgatagtggactttcaactgataatcccgggttagttaacccaagttaccaagtgataaggcaccacTGAGAGTTTagtcatccaagcatatcctttgcACAGGAGCACCATAGACATATGCCTCAgtattcaaacccttggtgcctagccttatttcttattatttttctttctttttcaaactcttattgttctttctctttttcttattaggatcttgttgtttgGCTAGTCTCATAGGATGTGTTTCAAGCATGTAATTCAATACACATGAGTGCCCTCATACCTTATAGGTaatccaacttagctaatctattatccCACCACAAACCTTGAGGACTTATTTCACCATATGAACCCTACTCTAGTTTCTTTCATAACATTCTCTTTTATTGAATTCAAagggcaagcatacaagtaagtaggatGAAAATAAAAACAGGTAACTTGGACCAGCACACATGTGTCagaagcaaagaaaaaaaaacaaacattaaattctaATGACTTAAACTaaagagtaactattaatcaggggcatattcagacttccaatttgagcatttccaagcatatggaatcaagtaacaatacaaccttttggtggtgacttctagctatccctttgttgtcatcatccatagcttttgcatccttcttcgcctccttggatgatggtgcactatTTTCCAGAggattgattgaattcctgcaaagttattggaagttgtttgttcccaaagcacttgagaaatagttaacatgcatgtatgcttgtgaatttctgaacttaatttggtgtgtgaacaccaaacatagttccttgcctaatgcaacagattgaatacatgcagagaaactcatgtgcttttattaataaaacgactatgaactagaaactaaactattgttaagtggtttccctgattggttggggctagcaacttgccattgaagaggtgtagtgtgattctaactgaaatctttggtgggacaccaaacttagaattacacattcactcttggattgttttggtgtgcaacaccaaacttagctcctcacaatacagggaaaactacttgtaacttttattgaaatgatcatgaaaatgaaactaccttaggttgggttgcctcccaatgaaGCGCTCTTTAAGCGTCGCTAGCTCGATGATTTCTCCATTAGTTGagatgatatttcattttggggttttctcccatgttgcccatgtagtgtttgagcctttatccgttcacagtgaaagtcctctttgaactttcctccatgatttctatgtgtccatatggcgagacctttgtgacaagaaagggtcctgaccaccttgatttgagtttcccagggaaaagtctcaatttggagttgtagaggagcacctgctgtcctttttcgaagctcctgggtgtcagattgaggtcgtgtcttctcttcgccttttctttatagatcttggcattttcataggctggAGATCTAAACTCCTCCATTTCTGCAGCTGCAAGACCCTTTTTTCACCAGCAGTAATGCTATCAAAATAtagtagcttgagagcccagagggctttgtgttccagctccaatggtaaatgacaggcctttccatacaccagttgatacgGGGACATCCCAATTGGTGTTTTAAATGCTGTATGCCtaaagagcatcatctagcttcttcgaccagtcctttcttgatgctcctacagtcttctctagaatcctttttaattctctgttagatatctcggtttgctcacttgtttggggatggtagggcatggcaaccttgtgttttaccccatatcgtaggagaagagcttctagtggtctgttacaaaaatggctctctccatcactgatgagggctcgtgggactccgaactggctaaagatattctttctgaagaagttcatgaccaccttgttatcattttttggggttgcaatagcctctacccacttggaaacgtaatccactactaccaagatatacttgtttgaatatgaggttgggaatggtcccatgaaattgattccccacacatcaaacagttccagctctaagatgaaattctgtggcatctcatttcttttaggtaggtttccagatctttggcagtcattgcagttctttactacttctttggcatccttgaaaagggtgggccaaaagaatccactttgtaacaccttggctgcagttctttcccctccaaagtggcctccatagcatgagccatggcagttccataggacctctcgtccctcttcttctgaaacacatcttctcaagattccatctgaacacttcttgaagagatatggctcatcccagacaaaatatttagCGTCATTGATGAGTTTTCTTTTTTGATATTTGTTGATCTCTGGCGGCaaagccccagttgccttaaaattggcaatgtctgcaaaccagggtgctttgtgaaccgtcattaactgctcatctgggaagaactcatttacacttgtatcatgtgttccacctttatcatgagggattctggataggtgatctgctaccttgttctctactcctttcttgtctctaatctcaatattgaattcctgcaacaacaagatccatcttatcagtcttggttttgattcctgcttggcaaacaaatatttaagtgctgtgtgatctgtgaaaacaattactttggcaccaatgaggtatgatctaaacttgtcaaatgcaaaaactattgccagcaactccttttcagtagtggtatagtttctttgagtgtcattgaggactttgctggtatagtatatcacatggaccaaattatctttcctctgtcctaacactaccccaactgcaaaatcagatgcatcacacatcaattcaaatggtaagttccaatcaggtggggaaatgataggggcggaggacagcctctttttcaagtttttgaATGCTAGCATGTacttttcatcaaagataaatggtgtatcagatacaaggagattgcttaagggcttggctatctttgaaaaatctttaataaaccttctgtaaaagccagcatgccctaaaaagcttctaattgccttgacatcacttggtgggggtaatttttcaatgtgTTCCACCTTAGCTCCgtctacctcaatgccttggttagaaaccttatggccaaggactattcctcctgtcaccataaagtgacatttttcccagttcaaaaccagattggtctcttgacatctttttaataccaaggcaaggtgatttaggcaattaggaaaggaatccccgaatactgaaaagtcatccataaagacttcaatgaatttctctatcatatttgagaagatagaaagcatgcagcgttggaaagttgcaggtgcattacatagcccaaatggcatgcacctgtaggcaaacactccatatggacaagtgaatgaggttttttcttggtctcttggatcaaccactatttaatTTTATCCTGAATAACTattgagaaaacaataatatgcgtgtcctacaagtctttccagcatctgatccatgaatagaaggggaaaatgatcttttcttgtagcttcattgagttttctatagtctatgcacatcctccatcctgtGACGGTTCTTGTAGAGatgagttcgttcttctcattggggactacagtgattccCCCTTTCTTGGGGACCACTTGGACGGGGCTGACCCATGGGCTATCCGAAAttgggtagattacccctccttgccacaacttcatgacttccttttgtaccacttctttcatgactggatttagcctcctttggggttggatggagggtttggcatcatcttccaacagtatcttatgcatgcatatggccaaaCTGATTCTCTTcaggtcagcgagggtccatccaatgacATCCTTATGCTTTTGTAATACTTGGAGTAGTTCCTCCTCTTGTTCTTGGCTGAGggctgagtttatgatcactgggtaactttcattctctcctaaatatgcatatttgagaatGGGCgacagtgctttgagttcaagtttgggtgcttcttttaTTTCATTCTCCTCTTCTAGTGTGCCCTGAACATGAACCTCCGCTGTTGCAGCCTCTTTGCTTAATGCTGATTCCTCTTCTGTTAACCCCtaaagttcttcttcttcaaaagtctcTTGTACTGCATCTTCCAATGAATCCaccctcatacattctcccaatagttcttgtgggtaactcatggccttgaacacattgaatatcATCTTCTCATTGTGTAGTCTCAGGGTAagttcacctttttggacatcaatgatagctccaacagtggctaagaatggtcttctcAGGATGATAGAAGCCTTGACTCCTTCCTTCATATTgaacactacaaagtctgctgggaagataaagtctcctaccttcactagcaagtcttctactatgctgtgaggaaacttgaatgatcggtctgccagttgtaaggccatttttgttggtttggcctcctcaatcctcatttttctcatcatagctacggacatcagatttatgctggctcctaaatcacataggGCCTTTTTCACTGTGATTTTccctataatacaaggaatctggaagctcctaggatccttcaatttctggggtagtttgtgctgaatgatggcactacattcttcggttagtatcacagtctcattgttcttccagcttctcttcttggtcatcaattccttcaagaacttggcatagcgGCATTTgatctattgcttcagcaaagggtatgttaatctatagtttcttgaagatttctaaaaatcttgagaattggctgtcatcccccttctttttcaattgctgagggtatggaaCTTTTGGAACATATGGCTTCAGCACTTCTCCTTTTTGATGTGAATTGGATGTGGGAACTTGGACTTCATCTTGTTCCTCTTCCTTTTCATTTGAGTCCTTCTCTTGTGGTTT is from Arachis ipaensis cultivar K30076 chromosome B01, Araip1.1, whole genome shotgun sequence and encodes:
- the LOC110270767 gene encoding uncharacterized protein LOC110270767, whose amino-acid sequence is MVDPQPVESDTICPAYNIFKVSTHEFMLKLIERVENRALNACAIVSASNVASIEDHVSHISGSVLPAHKSVRVVNEIVCNKRLASPYRDVPRSTKQKLEDTFSRRIDETWNDNEEASSSMNI